In Daphnia pulicaria isolate SC F1-1A chromosome 9, SC_F0-13Bv2, whole genome shotgun sequence, the genomic stretch GGGCATCGGAGTGAGACACTTTTGGAAACATCCACCCTCTGGCGGAAAATCGGAAACTTGATTggcctaaaaaaaagaaaaagttgtattagtcatttctattttaaacACAGCTGGTCAATGATTAATTGCCTTTATGATAGTACGATGCACTCCACATTGTAGGTCGAAATAGGGTCCAATCTGTCCGTTCGATGTCAAAACTTTGTTCACTTCTCGCCAGAGTTTACTACTCGCTGCTAAATTTCCCATGTTGCCAATAAGATAAAATCCTTTCTTGGCACGAGAAAGGGCAACACAAACGCGATTTTCTGTCTTGAGAAATCCAATTTGAGCTTCGTCGTTGCTTCGCACCAAAGACAGGATGATTATGTCTGCTTCCTCGCCTTGAAAATTGTCAACAATCGAGATGCGGACGTCCTGAAGAATCGCGTGACTTTTTCGCAACTTTTTGAAATGCAACAACTGGCCGGAATAAGTTGTCAATATAGTGATTTGCTTGGGTTCCAGGCCTTGCATCAACAGGTGGCGAGCTAGAGCCAAGGCCATGTCTGCTTCATACGGGTTCAAGTGGCTGCGGCTTTCTTGATCCGATAGGTCTCCCTTTTCTCGTTCCGAATGCGACAGGAAAAAGACATTTTCTGCCATTCCAGGCACATTCCAGTATCTCGTTACCGACTGGTGGTTTTCCAAATTTGGATAAATAGCAGGAACAATCAGTCGGGCAACATCGGGTCTCATTCGGTGTTGAACACCCAAAACACTTGGCTCCACCCCGTTCATTATTAAACGCTCAAAGAGTGAAACATCCAAGTGATAATCCTTCGCTAATGCATACACTGTTGTAGGAGGCCGTAGCTGTTGATGATCGCCTAAATTCACGAAATCGTCAGATTGTCACATATTTATTAacttgatttttcaaacttaccaattaaaatcaaatgctcGCAAGAGGACGACAAAGACGTCACAATATGTGCCTCCAATACCTCGGCTGCTTCTTCAACAACGACTGCAACCAAaataagttaaaaaataactaTTGGTGAATTATAGAAACAGAAATGGAAGCAATATACCGATTTTTGATTTCAGATGTTCTAATAGCGCTCTATTCTTGGCTGCTCCCGTGGTTGTGATTCCGACAACATGGGCATTGCGGATAATCTCGGCAGTTTCAATTGTTTCGAtgtcttttatttcatttgtttgctgTAGAAGTTGCATTTTCAACGAGTTTACCTCAGCAACCAATATTTCTGAAGTTCTCGCTCTCCAATAGGAGTAAATTTTCCAACGATCCACGTATGAAAGGCGCCAAAGATCTTTTtcaatcatctgcttgtaatCATCAATTTCGGTGTCTGGAAGAATTTCAAGAATTTCCGAgaggaaatgtttttgttgctgGATTTGAGCTATCCGGGATTGAGCTGGCTCAAAATCACCATAATCTGGCTCATCTAGGATCTCCAACAAGTAACTCATTTCGTCGTCAAGCATTGAAGTGGAAATGGCAAATTGGAATCctgccatttttctttctaattcaGGTTTTGGCAACTTTTCTCCCTTAGCATCGGCGAAATTCCATAAATTATCATCGCCCGACATTCTTTCTCCTAATTAAACACAATCATTTGTTGACAATTGGTCAAATAGTTTACCGGTTGATTTAATTTACCTTGAATTTCCTCGACATCTTCTTTATCCCATTCTTCCTCGTTGTGAGATTCATTAACAACTGGAACAGGTTTTTTAAACACTTTCACTGGAGGCTTTTGTGATTTGGGGAAATGTTTCTTTAAAGTCCAGACGATGTCTTTTAAAATGTGAATCGATTCCAATCCAAGCCAACAAGACAATAACCAACCAGAATAGTTGCTTGATTTCATCTTCGTCATGGCGAAAAATTTACTGTACACGCTCTTGGATAGTACTCCCAAACTTGACAAGGTTTTCTCATGAACGATGCCAGAAGATTCAACAATCTTTTGTTCTTGGCGACGACTTTCGAGCACACTAAAGATGATATAGAAAATATCAGTTAATGTTGGGAGACATTAAAATTTAAGCcgtcatttaaaataaactatGGCTACTTACTCTTTCGTGTCACGCAATTTGTCGCGGGCTTCCCACAACCAATTGTGATATTGAGCAGTCCTTTCTTCACTTGTAAAAGAAAACCGATTTCTCGAAAATATCCATTCGCGGAGTGAGTACGGCTGAAGGGCTTCACATTTCGACTGTCCACCAATCCGGACGATTTTCGTCGTGAACTTCAAGATTCCTAAGAatttgattcaaaagaaaacataaaataattaGCAAATGATTGATTGATACTGCAATGAATCTCTAACCTTCAAGGAATTGATCGAGCGCGTGATTTGTGTAGCAAATCACTAAAATAGGAGGAGGCTGGTGTTTCTTAACCCCTACCCAATACTTCCTATTGTCCAGTAGTGCTTGAACAATTTTAAGGCCCAGATACGTTTTCCCTGTTCCTGGAGGTCCTTGAATCAAAACTAGTTTTCTAGTCAAGGCGGCATAAAGGGCTTCTGCTTGACTTGGATCAAGTTCCAGAGTTTCGGCATCAGGCAAActttggccgagtatcgacaCATGCGACAGCAACCTCTCGGGGTTCAGCTGAAGCTCtgtatttcaaaacaaaaaaaaagagataaatcatGCTGCTAATGTTGCAATAAATTAAGAATGCAAACCTTTGTTAACTTTTACGTCGtcctcattttctttatttgcatTTCCACCAGACAACGAacgggaaaatgtttttcgtACTGATGTCAAATTGTAGATGGGCTGCAAAAATGAAACATCCAAAtgttaatgaaattttaagaTTCGTGAACTGAATATTTAAGGAAAATAAACATACGTCAGGAGTCTTTTTCAGGTATTCCGGTTCAGTTGGCAAAACATTCCGACAAAGGATATAATCTTCCATGGGAAAGTGAGCCGGACTTATACGCTGGAGTGCAATCAACACACTACGATAAGCTTCAAAGAACACAGATGATTCAGCCAtcacaaaattttctttcttggcatACGTTGGTAAAGATTCACCCTCAAATTTTGCTTTAATTCTACCGAGTGACAGCTGCTCAGGTTTTCTGTCAACGACAGTGAATAGCATGAAGGAGTTGAAATTATCGGCCGACAACAAAAGTAGAGATCCAAAAAGCAATCGCTTGCTGCCTTCCCAGTTAACCCGTTGAAAGCCTTTGGTTGAAAAATCCAAAATGTAACTACTTCCGCTGACCGAGCTGTCGTCATCATCTTCGATCTTCACGTCATAATACAGCCTAATGTTGTCCACACGAATTTGctgtttcttctgtttttctatCTTTTCTCTGAAGGCGACAAGTCCTTCCCGCAACGGATTTAAGAAATCTTCACGCAACAGTCGGAACTGGATATCCAGGTATGTATCCACGTCTGGATAAGTGCCTTTGATGAGACTTGGTCGTAGGAAAGGTTCGGCGTCCGTACATACGTCTTCCCATTCAGGCATGACGCTGATAATCATCTTCATTCTCGAAAATCATCTGGCGGTTTCAAATGAATCATCAGTTCCTGCCGTTGAATTCGGATAAGCTCTCTTTGATTTCCATCGCAATTGGATTTTATCGCTTTTGAGTGTTGTTCCCAAGCAttctataaaataataattatttacccgttaatcatttgaaacaaaataacgtGATAACATATTAATACATACCTTCAGGCGATCAGCTCCCTCTTTTTCAAGTGAGTCGAAAGCATCGTTAACATTGAAATCTCTAAACGATGGCATAGTTTGAAGAGCACACACGTCCTCAAAAAATCTCTCTCCCAGATAGTCGCAGGTGAGCGCTGGCATCACCGTCATCATCTCCGTCGTCAAATAACTTATGCTCCTAATTAGTCGAGTCAAACGTTCTTCTTTGGAACCCAAATTTGAAGATCGAGATTTC encodes the following:
- the LOC124313735 gene encoding NFX1-type zinc finger-containing protein 1-like codes for the protein MKMIISVMPEWEDVCTDAEPFLRPSLIKGTYPDVDTYLDIQFRLLREDFLNPLREGLVAFREKIEKQKKQQIRVDNIRLYYDVKIEDDDDSSVSGSSYILDFSTKGFQRVNWEGSKRLLFGSLLLLSADNFNSFMLFTVVDRKPEQLSLGRIKAKFEGESLPTYAKKENFVMAESSVFFEAYRSVLIALQRISPAHFPMEDYILCRNVLPTEPEYLKKTPDPIYNLTSVRKTFSRSLSGGNANKENEDDVKVNKELQLNPERLLSHVSILGQSLPDAETLELDPSQAEALYAALTRKLVLIQGPPGTGKTYLGLKIVQALLDNRKYWVGVKKHQPPPILVICYTNHALDQFLEGILKFTTKIVRIGGQSKCEALQPYSLREWIFSRNRFSFTSEERTAQYHNWLWEARDKLRDTKDVLESRRQEQKIVESSGIVHEKTLSSLGVLSKSVYSKFFAMTKMKSSNYSGWLLSCWLGLESIHILKDIVWTLKKHFPKSQKPPVKVFKKPVPVVNESHNEEEWDKEDVEEIQGERMSGDDNLWNFADAKGEKLPKPELERKMAGFQFAISTSMLDDEMSYLLEILDEPDYGDFEPAQSRIAQIQQQKHFLSEILEILPDTEIDDYKQMIEKDLWRLSYVDRWKIYSYWRARTSEILVAEVNSLKMQLLQQTNEIKDIETIETAEIIRNAHVVGITTTGAAKNRALLEHLKSKIVVVEEAAEVLEAHIVTSLSSSCEHLILIGDHQQLRPPTTVYALAKDYHLDVSLFERLIMNGVEPSVLGVQHRMRPDVARLIVPAIYPNLENHQSVTRYWNVPGMAENVFFLSHSEREKGDLSDQESRSHLNPYEADMALALARHLLMQGLEPKQITILTTYSGQLLHFKKLRKSHAILQDVRISIVDNFQGEEADIIILSLVRSNDEAQIGFLKTENRVCVALSRAKKGFYLIGNMGNLAASSKLWREVNKVLTSNGQIGPYFDLQCGVHRTIIKANQVSDFPPEGGCFQKCLTPMPCGHTCRKLCHFEDREHTRQNCLEACLRSCSVGHRCPKRCYEDCHPCLTEIPKTLLPCNHTQITECHKDPRKEYCLTKAFQTCQHTIELDCDCDHMCNRICHQRKSHAKLPCTQPCRRLTCPEKHPCPKQCSEKCEKCVVDVIKKLPCGHDGEIKCWQLPKDIYCKIKVERTLSACEHTAFFDCSQSTDGYKCTRQCGKLLCKDGHICRKPCCEPCGPCNNQVKRTLSCGHERLTACYKDPLTIKCKFPKEVTLPDCGHKVEIACADNPETALCPRPCDTRLNCGHQCTESCHVKNDPHHEIYLCKKACSRNKEDCKRDHKCGRKCYEECDPCIIKIERQLPCGHSQVAECCLNDEEINCREMVNKTIPECMHSIRVECSTIASRQLCKQPCEQVLSCGHPCKKKCMETCSSSDCQELVQTTVLSPCGHPVLKTCSDFNSSPEVTETQLEKFLQECPQKCDVNLPCEHSCKGSCGQCFNCRLHKACQEKCGRTLVCGHNCGVNCAASCPPCKKPCEYRCRHSRCRKNCCEPCVDCVEPCGWKCEHYSCSLKCFEFCIRPRCDEPCRKRLPCGHLCVGLCGEVCPPLCRVCHKDQLTEFILYGNEEEDDARFIYLEDCKHTIEVEGMDHWMEMKEEETREIQMKCCPRCKTIIRSCYRYGNVIKRNFGDIVEVKRLLLRSRTSSKDFAEKHLKQIVASIAVNRELTTQLDHSITDLIIFRLEEIRNSLIPTVVRKKPQYRSLDEDTRSVIQVQVDVIERVLSVVKKAPASSSKDNQVPVLSMRRPLLEDLLNRTQQLLSSLFNRKRFSSQEHECFIAEVYRLKLIRAFFLLKSSIYNQDSLISEENRQVEELLMKNVKPLKDEEIATIKDILQRMDKKLKTGLGISDVEREQIVEALKNGEDKITQGHWFKCPNGHIYAIGECGGAMQEAKCNECGAPIGGGNHRLLSGNRHAGEMDGARFAAYSEEANNMANFQMDD